Proteins encoded in a region of the Vicia villosa cultivar HV-30 ecotype Madison, WI linkage group LG5, Vvil1.0, whole genome shotgun sequence genome:
- the LOC131602342 gene encoding reticulon-like protein B17 isoform X2, whose protein sequence is MDSSNSTPHRHHHRSSERRTNSRTSPLSRIGEITATEPLRISLDLDQSPTIAKKPPSSPSPLSLLRSPKSPTRCFPLRELLLMSPPSSRKSKPRFDDEMQESNSLRRRCRASLSSPRNSRRSRRRSEVEVREEKEIALMDEVGKQRKRRNSGRHKKDKLSLVPFQPPTEEENGGDLDRIGMLIAELIMWNDVQKSTFWFGFGSLCFLSSCFTKGINFSIFSAISQLAILFLALSFISNSVCQREQAKQSGYAKLKEDDILRLAKLILPALNFAISKTKGLFSGEPSMTLKVAPFLLLGAQYGHLITIWRLSAIGFFVSFSVPKLYSCYSAQINQRAECLKLRLLDSWSACGHKKIVVMSALIIFWNLSSIKTRICTGFLLVVIFRCIRQNVLQKVEDREAYAADKEQRHVSLVAEPVDEKPHQALQVAA, encoded by the exons ATGGATTCTTCCAATTCTACCCCTCACCGTCATCACCACCGTTCATCAGAACGCCGAACCAATTCCCGAACCTCTCCCCTATCCCGCATTGGTGAAATAACCGCCACCGAACCTCTTCGTATATCACTCGACCTCGATCAATCACCAACCATCGCTAAAAAGCCACCATCATCGCCTTCACCGCTATCTCTTCTCCGATCTCCAAAATCTCCAACACGATGTTTTCCACTCAGGGAGCTTCTTCTCATGTCCCCTCCGTCTTCCAGGAAATCCAAGCCGAGGTTTGATGACGAGATGCAGGAGTCGAACAGTCTGAGAAGGCGGTGTAGGGCGAGTCTGTCTTCGCCGAGAAACTCGCGGAGGTCGAGACGGAGATCCGAGGTTGAGGTTAGGGAAGAAAAGGAGATTGCGTTGATGGATGAGGTTGGGAAACAAAGGAAGAGAAGAAACAGTGGGAGACATAAGAAGGATAAACTCAGTTTGGTGCCTTTTCAACCACCAA CTGAAGAAGAGAATGGAGGCGATTTGGATCGCATTGGAATGTTGATTGCTGAATTAATCATGTGGAACGATGTGCAAAAATCAACCTTTTGGTTTGGTTTTGGATCTCTTTGTTTCTTGTCTTCTTGCTTCACCAAAGGGATCAATTTTAG CATCTTTTCTGCTATTTCACAATTGGCAATTCTATTTTTGGCTCTTTCTTTTATCTCAAATTCTGTTTGTCAAAG AGAGCAAGCTAAGCAAAGTGGTTATGCCAAACTAAAAGAAGATGATATTTTGCGTCTTGCAAAATTGATTCTTCCTGCTTTGAATTTTGCAATTTCAAAGACGAAAGGGCTGTTCTCTGGAGAACCATCTATGACACTGAAA GTAGCTCCTTTTCTTCTACTAGGAGCACAGTATGGCCATCTTATTACAATTTGGAGGCTCAGTGCCATTG GTTTTTTTGTCAGCTTCAGTGTACCAAAGCTTTATTCTTGCTACTCTGCTCAGATCAATCAGCGAG CTGAGTGCTTGAAATTGCGATTGTTGGACTCATGGAGTGCTTGCGGTCACAAGAAGATAGTGGTCATGTCGGCCCTTATTATCTTTTGGAACCTGTCTTCTATAAAGACTCGAATCTGCACAG GATTTTTATTGGTTGTAATATTCAGATGCATTCGACAAAATGTCCTACAAAAAGTAGAAGACAGAGAAGCATATGCGGCAGACAAGGAACAGCGACATGTATCATTAGTTGCAGAACCAGTGGATGAGAAACCACATCAGGCACTACAAGTTGCTGCCTAA
- the LOC131602343 gene encoding uncharacterized protein LOC131602343, with protein MDALGFGSGFSGFWKWNPSPDSQRRRIRSNSTSPGSVVGGGYQFPVKQAITAASLALTGDTIAQISNRWSKGKDTDGNASQDVLSRLLSEHDLLRALRMTSYGFLFYGPGSFAWYQLLDHCLPKPNVQNLMLKVLLNQIVLGPCVIAVVFAWNNLWQQKLSELPEKYRRDALPTLLYGFRFWVPVSVLNFWVVPLPARVAFMSMGSIFWNFYLSSTMNK; from the exons ATGGACGCGCTTGGATTTGGGAGTGGGTTTAGCGGCTTCTGGAAGTGGAATCCGTCACCGGATTCTCAACGGCGTCGTATTCGGTCTAATTCGACTTCGCCTGGTTCCGTCGTCGGAGGTGGTTATCAGTTCCCGGTGAAGCAGGCGATAACCGCCGCATCCCTCGCTCTTACTGGTGACACAATTGCTCAGATCAGTAACCGTTGGAGCAAAGGCAAAGACACTGATGGAAATGCCTCTCAG GATGTATTGTCGAGGCTTCTTTCGGAACACGACTTGCTACGTGCTCTGCGAATGACTTCCTATGGATTCCTTTTCTATGGTCCTGGTTCTTTCGCCTGGTACCAGTTGCTTGACCATTGTCTCCCCAAACCTAATGTCCAGAACCTAATGTTAAAG GTTTTACTAAACCAGATTGTATTGGGTCCGTGTGTGATTGCTGTTGTCTTTGCATGGAACAATTTATGGCAACAGAAGCTCTCAGAGCTTCCAGAAAAATACAGAAGAGATGCTCTTCCAACTTTACTTTATG GGTTTAGATTTTGGGTTCCTGTCAGTGTGTTAAATTTCTG GGTGGTGCCTCTTCCAGCTCGAGTAGCTTTTATGTCGATGGGCTCAATATTTTGGAATTTTTACCTGTCATCAACTATGAACAAGTAA
- the LOC131602342 gene encoding reticulon-like protein B17 isoform X1 has protein sequence MDSSNSTPHRHHHRSSERRTNSRTSPLSRIGEITATEPLRISLDLDQSPTIAKKPPSSPSPLSLLRSPKSPTRCFPLRELLLMSPPSSRKSKPRFDDEMQESNSLRRRCRASLSSPRNSRRSRRRSEVEVREEKEIALMDEVGKQRKRRNSGRHKKDKLSLVPFQPPKAEEENGGDLDRIGMLIAELIMWNDVQKSTFWFGFGSLCFLSSCFTKGINFSIFSAISQLAILFLALSFISNSVCQREQAKQSGYAKLKEDDILRLAKLILPALNFAISKTKGLFSGEPSMTLKVAPFLLLGAQYGHLITIWRLSAIGFFVSFSVPKLYSCYSAQINQRAECLKLRLLDSWSACGHKKIVVMSALIIFWNLSSIKTRICTGFLLVVIFRCIRQNVLQKVEDREAYAADKEQRHVSLVAEPVDEKPHQALQVAA, from the exons ATGGATTCTTCCAATTCTACCCCTCACCGTCATCACCACCGTTCATCAGAACGCCGAACCAATTCCCGAACCTCTCCCCTATCCCGCATTGGTGAAATAACCGCCACCGAACCTCTTCGTATATCACTCGACCTCGATCAATCACCAACCATCGCTAAAAAGCCACCATCATCGCCTTCACCGCTATCTCTTCTCCGATCTCCAAAATCTCCAACACGATGTTTTCCACTCAGGGAGCTTCTTCTCATGTCCCCTCCGTCTTCCAGGAAATCCAAGCCGAGGTTTGATGACGAGATGCAGGAGTCGAACAGTCTGAGAAGGCGGTGTAGGGCGAGTCTGTCTTCGCCGAGAAACTCGCGGAGGTCGAGACGGAGATCCGAGGTTGAGGTTAGGGAAGAAAAGGAGATTGCGTTGATGGATGAGGTTGGGAAACAAAGGAAGAGAAGAAACAGTGGGAGACATAAGAAGGATAAACTCAGTTTGGTGCCTTTTCAACCACCAA AAGCTGAAGAAGAGAATGGAGGCGATTTGGATCGCATTGGAATGTTGATTGCTGAATTAATCATGTGGAACGATGTGCAAAAATCAACCTTTTGGTTTGGTTTTGGATCTCTTTGTTTCTTGTCTTCTTGCTTCACCAAAGGGATCAATTTTAG CATCTTTTCTGCTATTTCACAATTGGCAATTCTATTTTTGGCTCTTTCTTTTATCTCAAATTCTGTTTGTCAAAG AGAGCAAGCTAAGCAAAGTGGTTATGCCAAACTAAAAGAAGATGATATTTTGCGTCTTGCAAAATTGATTCTTCCTGCTTTGAATTTTGCAATTTCAAAGACGAAAGGGCTGTTCTCTGGAGAACCATCTATGACACTGAAA GTAGCTCCTTTTCTTCTACTAGGAGCACAGTATGGCCATCTTATTACAATTTGGAGGCTCAGTGCCATTG GTTTTTTTGTCAGCTTCAGTGTACCAAAGCTTTATTCTTGCTACTCTGCTCAGATCAATCAGCGAG CTGAGTGCTTGAAATTGCGATTGTTGGACTCATGGAGTGCTTGCGGTCACAAGAAGATAGTGGTCATGTCGGCCCTTATTATCTTTTGGAACCTGTCTTCTATAAAGACTCGAATCTGCACAG GATTTTTATTGGTTGTAATATTCAGATGCATTCGACAAAATGTCCTACAAAAAGTAGAAGACAGAGAAGCATATGCGGCAGACAAGGAACAGCGACATGTATCATTAGTTGCAGAACCAGTGGATGAGAAACCACATCAGGCACTACAAGTTGCTGCCTAA
- the LOC131602341 gene encoding putative pentatricopeptide repeat-containing protein At1g10330 codes for MSYSGECLLQLAQRCLKYPKQLKQIHSLVITKGYLLFHHNKWMPTLLYNALIRAYHVQNHNKVLVIFTHMLSNNVSPNTHTFPPLLKSSPRSLVASLHSQAFKRGVLSDPFVLTTLLVLYARHNHIVCAQKVFEEVPLFCLVASNAMINAFSMNGNMECALSLFQSMPYQDVVSWTTMINGYALNGSFGAAIRFFGRMMTHKDVVGCLVKPNEATYVSVISSCAGLEGKVSLDFGRQVHGYMLLKGVDLGVFVGTSLINLYGKMGCLNYAVNVFRVMVKREVCTWNAMISSLASNGREKEALDLFKKMKKRQGLQPNSITFVAVLTACARGRFVRDGLELFGLMSSEFHVVPVMEHYGCVVDLLGRAGHIQEAADIIRNMPFQPDESVLGAFLGACRIHGAIELGEEITKTLKLQTQHCGQYLLLSSMNAEKERWDHAADLRKEIMEAGIHKIPAFSMVHLT; via the coding sequence ATGAGTTATTCAGGTGAATGTTTGTTGCAACTTGCACAACGTTGCTTGAAGTACCCAAAACAATTGAAGCAGATTCATTCTCTTGTAATCACCAAGGGTTACCTCCTTTTTCACCATAACAAATGGATGCCAACACTTCTCTACAATGCTCTCATAAGAGCCTATCATGTTCAAAATCACAACAAGGTTCTTGTCATTTTTACTCACATGCTTTCCAACAATGTCTCACCCAACACTCACACTTTCCCTCCTCTCCTTAAATCATCACCTCGTTCTCTTGTCGCGTCTCTTCATTCTCAAGCCTTCAAACGTGGGGTCTTGTCTGACCCTTTTGTGCTGACTACTCTTCTCGTACTCTATGCAAGACACAACCACATTGTTTGTGCCCAAAAGGTGTTTGAGGAAGTTCCTCTCTTTTGTCTTGTTGCTTCCAATGCAATGATCAATGCTTTTTCAATGAATGGTAACATGGAGTGTGCTTTGTCGCTTTTTCAATCCATGCCTTACCAGGATGTTGTTTCGTGGACTACTATGATTAATGGTTATGCTTTGAATGGGAGTTTCGGTGCTGCGATTCGGTTTTTTGGGAGGATGATGACTCATAAGGATGTTGTGGGTTGTTTGGTAAAACCAAATGAGGCTACTTATGTTAGTGTGATATCTTCATGTGCTGGTTTAGAAGGAAAGGTTTCTCTTGATTTTGGAAGGCAAGTTCATGGTTACATGTTGCTGAAAGGGGTTGATTTGGGAGTTTTTGTTGGAACTTCATTGATAAATCTTTATGGAAAGATGGGGTGCTTGAATTATGCTGTAAATGTTTTTAGAGTAATGGTTAAAAGAGAGGTTTGTACTTGGAATGCAATGATTTCTTCATTGGCTTCCAATGGTAGAGAGAAGGAGGCACTGGATTTGTTTAAAAAGATGAAGAAGCGTCAAGGGTTGCAACCGAATAGCATTACCTTTGTGGCAGTTCTTACGGCATGTGCTCGTGGAAGATTTGTTAGGGATGGATTGGAGTTGTTTGGATTGATGTCGAGTGAGTTTCATGTAGTGCCAGTAATGGAGCACTATGGATGCGTGGTTGACCTTTTGGGAAGAGCTGGTCATATTCAGGAAGCTGCTGATATCATAAGAAATATGCCTTTTCAGCCCGATGAATCTGTACTGGGTGCCTTTTTGGGTGCATGTAGGATTCATGGAGCTATTGAACTCGGAGAAGAAATAACGAAAACGCTTAAATTGCAGACGCAACACTGCGGCCAATACTTGTTATTGTCAAGCATGAATGCTGAGAAAGAAAGATGGGATCATGCTGCTGATCTAAGGAAAGAAATCATGGAAGCTGGAATTCACAAAATTCCAGCATTTAGTATGGTTCATTTGACATAA